The following nucleotide sequence is from Candidatus Polarisedimenticolaceae bacterium.
ATCGCGAGGGCGGATTCCGCCGCCTCGAGCGCATCCGCGTGCCTGCCGAGGTCCATGCGCACGCGGGCGAGGTTCACATGGGTCTTCACGCGGGTCGCGTCGAGGCCGACGCTCGTCGCGAGCGCGCCCTCGGCGCCCTCGAGGTCCCCCGACTTCCAGCGTGCGAGACCGAGGAGATAGTGCGCGTAGGGGTCCTGGCCGCGGCCGAGCGACGCGACCGACAACCGTTCGGCCGCCTCGGCGTAGTCCTTCGCCTCGAAGAGGGCGACGCCCTCGCGCCACGCCGACTTCATCTCGGCCTCGGTCGGCACGGGGTTCGACGCTTCGGCAACCGCGGTCGTCTCGGTGCTCGGCGTCGCGGGGGAAAGCGGCCCGTCGCTCAGCAGCGAGGCGGGCGGGGTGGAGGTGCGGGCGGTCTCGACGGGCTGCGAGGAATTGCAGCCTGCGAGGACGAGGGCGGCGGCGATCGCGCCGCCGCCGAGAACGTTGCGGGCGATCCGGCGGTTCATGGCGGGCTCCGTTCGGCCGGGCCGCGCTCCCCACCATGGGTTGCGGCCGGCTCGAACGGAGGACATGGCGAGGGGCGTGCCACGGCTGCACCGTCGAATTGCCGAGGGATTTCGAGCCAACGCGTGGGAGGACGTGGGAGTCGGGAGACGTCGTGTGGGCCGCG
It contains:
- a CDS encoding tetratricopeptide repeat protein; the protein is MNRRIARNVLGGGAIAAALVLAGCNSSQPVETARTSTPPASLLSDGPLSPATPSTETTAVAEASNPVPTEAEMKSAWREGVALFEAKDYAEAAERLSVASLGRGQDPYAHYLLGLARWKSGDLEGAEGALATSVGLDATRVKTHVNLARVRMDLGRHADALEAAESALAIETGFVPALHQKGRALFALGKHDEGIESLRAAHELAPSDGQVANTYGWMLLQSGRPGESVAPLEKAREQLPSVAYVRNNLGVAYERTSRLGEALAEYRAAVEAGDPDGKARASVTRLEPVVERVVIASGTDVK